Sequence from the Ammospiza nelsoni isolate bAmmNel1 chromosome 7, bAmmNel1.pri, whole genome shotgun sequence genome:
CTGACCAGATGCTAAAAGagcttttctcctttctaaGGAAACTGAGTTGTTAGAGCCTTAGAAAAGCTGACTACATCAAACAGAAACAACAAATCTGCCGATCCcttctttaaaagaaacacaACGAACTAAAAATGCTCTGTGCTTCTAATGGTGTGTAGGACAATAGCTAGAAATTCAGTAGCATTGTGAACCAATCTGTTAGGGCACAACTGAACCACATCACTGTCTAGCAGAAGGAAGCAGGGAAAGAGCAGAAATGCAAACTGCACAGCAGTGAGTGCACACACCAAATGGAACTGTTTCTGTGTTCTTTTACcacttctttcttctctgaatACAGCCAGAGCAGTTTAGTAAGCAGCAAGCCATACAAACCTGCAACATGTACTTTATGGGAAAAACAGCTACTAGGAACCAACAGAACTGCTGGCAGGTACACACAGCTTTCCTAAATTTTGATATGGCATACTGCTAAGTGTAACTTAATTTATAATGCATACCCTATGGCCTCCCCGAAGGTTGAGTCTCCCctcatttcctctccttttatTGGCTTCAGTGCACTGTTGCCCATGGCAACAcccactgccagggatggggactcgCAGCACCGCAGCCTGACACACAGCTGAAGCCCTAACAATGTCAACCATCAATCAAGTGACTGTTTGTAATTGCCTCCATCTATTTCTCCTGTCTTTTGGTATCTTTGCCATTGTGGGTCAAAATTCAGAAACTGCTGACTAATGTTATGGTTCTGTTCCTCCATcacaaggaagaaaatgagagcACACGGCTTGATCTTATCAGATTGTTCTCAGGAAAAATGAAGCAACCCTACTGAAACTGGGTGGCCCAGCAGTGCATCTCAGAACAGCATTCAGTCTCTGAAAGTCATCTAGCTcaatcttaaaaaaaccaaccaactaaacaaacaaacaccttATCTCCTTTTTTTAAGACTTAGCTtaggaaacagcaaaaaaaaaaccaaaaaaaaaaaagtgagaaaaagatGATTCTTTGTTGAAGCATGTAGTATATTAAAGAAACATATTTCAAGTCTATTATATTTTAAGATTGGTGGAAACATTTTTTAGCTACTGCTTATAAACTTGATGATCAGAAATTGTATctgctttttattatttctgataGGGAAACACTTTCCCAGTATTTCAGTCAGTTCTGCCAAACTCTCTGAAATATGCACAAGAGACACGATTGTGTAGGTTATTTAATCTCATTCTCTGTCTTTTACTTGCTTCCCTGCCTGCTGAACAaggagagattaaaaaaaaaccccaaaacattgAAATCAGCCTAATTCTGTGAATGCACATAAAACACGGGTCCACAAGAGGCAAGGACAAACCAAGAGAGCTTGTGGAGAACATAGCTGTTagccaggacagggctgcttGGCCTTTCCCTTGAGATGCCCAGTAcatcagcaaaagaaaaatcaccatTTCTTTGTCCCAGCTGTAAGTGGAAATCCAGCCATGAATGAGGCCTCTAGCATTTACAGTTTCAGTGCTGAAATGTGATGGGCACATGGATTGTCCAGAGAACACCCAGAGGTGCTTAAGGTTGGTTGTGGCAATGCCCTTTTTTCTAGGTGCCCCACTGACTCCTCCCAACTGCTGCCTGAATTCAGTCAGGTTTCTAGGCCCATGAACTTCAGGCCTTAAAGTCTCACAAGAGCCAGGCAGCAGCCTTGGTTTTGTCACCAGAAAATGCTCAGATCTTCATCCCCATCCTCAAAGGCAGTTCAGGCCAAATGGTAATTTTGCTTAGGATTCCCGCCTGTGAAACTACTTACCAAAATCACCCTTTcctcacaaaaaaaatgaaacccaaataaaacaatcatttaaaaaaacctaccATAAATGTTCTACCATTGCAAAAGCTAATCAGGAATGAACTAGACAATCAAATCCTGCTTGATTTTGAGCAGGCTTCTGAACTGCAGGTGCATCTGCCCCACCAGCTGGTGGTGAGTAACAAGGGTGGGCTTGTCTCCTGCCCTTCTGCCAAAGCCTTTCATGTGCTCAGCAAGGAGACAAGGATGCCcactgggcacagccccagttTTGGCTTCACTCCTGAGGGGGGCATGGGCCAGACAGGCTTTGGTGGAAGAGCTCAGGTCTTGTATGTGCACTCCCTTGGACTAAAGTGCTCCCCTGCAACACGACAATGTGACCCCACCAGAAAACTGAACACTCTTTGAGGCAAGGAGCACCTGGGGTAGAGGCTCCCCAGTGGTTCATACAGAAGAACCTCCCAAGAACAAGATGTCCAAAAGGTGTCTTTGGCCATAAGTTGAGTGGTGCAACCAGCCAattccctcccagcctggaCCTACAGACAAATCAGAACAGCTTCACAATGTGATGGAGATGCAGACTCTGCTTGTCAGGACGTGGTGTTGCTCCTGCTCCGAAGCAGAGCTGCACAAGATCAGCAGCAGTCACTCACTGGGGTTTAAAGTGGCTGCCTCATGTGGCAGGCAGGCACAGAACTCCCCACACAGCTCTGTCTCAGCCAGCCCTTAGGATATGCAGGGCCAGGGGTCTTGCCAAGAAGGACATTGTGTGTTTTGTAACCACAGTGTACACAAGTATGTTTCTAGCTCAGGTATCTCTTCAGATGGTGTCCTTGGTacagcagctgcatttctctGGTCTGGTGACTTTGCTAATTGCAGCTTCTTAGAGAGCACTGCAATCTCATAATGTGCCTGTAGTTACCAGCAAAGCCAATACTAGTACTCACAAATTGTTTTTGAAAACTGCAACCAGCAGTGCCTAATGTGATTTGTAATGTTTAGATTAATTCATTCTCATGGAAAAACAGGAGTGTTTCAGTCTACAGGCCAAATACTTATTTTCCCTTTATAAAATCAAACCAGTTTTAGCTCCTGATAAGTCATTTGTGCATTGTGTGAAAGTTTAAAACAGGTTTATTTCAAAGATACATAAAACATACTAACAGGTGATTCAATGCCTAGAGTGTTATGGGCAAGAAATAGAGAACAagaaggtttttttaatggctgTTTCAAAGGAAGAGTTTTCAAAGAGTAAAATCATGGGAATGGTTTCTAACATAGCAATGAAGTGGGATGTATGAGATGCCCCAGAGATTCCCGTTGCTGGTCGCTGGAATGTACCACTGTTGGAATACATCCTGTATATTGCTTGTTACCTTTTCTTTCTTGGATTACTTTGTATTTAATTATGAATTCTTAAGCATGTAGGCCATTACATTCTACAGTTTTCTGGGGAATAAGCCTGTGGGAGACAGCTGACGTGCACAGAAATACCATGTGTCTGTTCTAAGGCAAGTGAATCCCAGATACTTGCAAAATGTGTAACTTAAAAGATTTCTGCATCcgtttcctttttttttcctaatcttAAAACTGTTACTGTTTTGCTAAGTAGATCAAACTATACTGGTTCAGCTTTCAAAGCATGCTTTTGAAATTAGCAGCTTGGGTTTACTAAGGctttaaaaagataaataattttaacagcTTAGTATGATTTTcttgtattattattattattatttttctttgaaacttGTTGGTATCAACCAGAGCTGTATCTATTGATCACTGAATCACACAAATAGAAGATCCTGAAGACATGTGAGACTGAGTGGCCCAGATATGATTTTTTACACACAGCCTTGCAGCACTCATTCCTGGGGGCAAACCAAACTCCTTCCCTGGATATGCTTGGCATTAGTCTGGAATGACCACCAGATCTGCCCAGTGACCCTAAGGGAGCTATTCACATGCACAGAAATTACACAGATTATATAGTCTCTGCTCTAGAGTATCCCTGGTCAGTAGAAATAACATGGGGGGAAAGAAGTCCTGCCAAAATTACATTGTTGAATAAGAAAAGttagaagtaattttttctaGTTTTGAAAGTTGCAGGAAAGCTGTCGGATTGTGCCAAGGTACAGACATACTTGCTGCCACCTACCAGCCTTAACCAACTTTGGATCTTAAAGGGCTCTAAAGGGGATGTTTCATGTGGGCAAAGCCCAAGACAGAGGTTAaatggctcctgccctgggctaTGTGTTTAGCTTAGAGCGTGCTTTTACACCACTTACTATTCTAAACTATTACACAGCGTTTAGAAATGCAGGAGCTTTTTACTCTTTATTACTCCCGGCTGCACGAGATGCCGAAATGAGGGAAACATTCTGGCGCAGGCAGCGACTTCAGGAGGCCCCAGCTCTTTGCGGCAGTTCGGAACCGGCACTGAACACGCGGTGCCAGCGCTCGGGCAGGGGCGCatggaggggagcagaggagggCGGGCAGAGGCAGCGGACGCGGCTCCGCTGCCGGCACCAGCTCCCAGTGGCGGCAGGGCGGCCGGTCAGGCCCGGGCAGGGCGATCGCCGCCACTCGGCaccgcccgcgccgccgcttCCGGGGCAGCGCCCGCCCGCCTGCACGGGAGCACTTCCGCCCCGGCGGCGCCGTTGCCATGGCAGCGATGGCGCCGCTTCCGCCGCCGCCGAGGCAGCGCTGGGGCCGGCCATGGAGGCCGCGCCGGTGCCCGAGGGGCAGCACACCGCCGTGGTGTACGGGCTCATCGCCAGCGGGCGCTTCGCGGAGGCGGTGTCGCTGCTGAACCGCGGGCTGCAGAAGAGCTgccgctcccggggctgccTCTCGCTGCTGGGCTACTGCCACTACCAGCTGCAGGAGTTCGCGGCGGCGGCCGAGTGCTACGAGCAGCTGGTGGCGCTGCACCCGCAGCTGCTCCCGTACCGCCTGTGCCACGCGCAGGCCCTCTACAAGGCCGGGCTGTTCGCCGAGGCCCTGCGCGTCGCCAGCCCGCTGCTGGACGTGCCCGCCTTCCACCGCCGGGCCCTGCGCCTCCAGGCCGCCGTCCACTACGCCCAGGGCGACCTCCCGGCGGCACAGAGCCTGGTGGAGGAGGAGCTCGCCGCCGCTGCTGATGGCGGCTCCGGAGCGGCCGAGGACCCGTCGGAACGGGCCGATGCCGAGGTCAACCTGGGCTGCCTGCTGTACCGGCAGGGCCGGCACGAAGAGGCCAGCGGCAAGTTTGCCAGCGCCATGCAAGTGCTGGGCTACTGCCCGGAGCTGTCCTACAACATGGCGCTGTGCTCCTACGCGGCCAAGCAGTACCACGCTGCCCTCAAGTACATATCCGACATCATCAAGCGCGGCATCCACCAGCACCCGGAGCTCAACGTGGGCATGACCACCGAGGGCATCGACGTGCGCAGCGTGGGCAACACGCTGCTCCTGCACCGCACGGCCCTGGTGGAGGCCTTCAACCTCAAGGCGGCCATCGAGTACCAGCTGCGCAACGTGCGGGCGGCGCAGGAGGCACTCACGGATATGCCACCGAGGGCCGAGGAGGAGCTGGATCCCGTCACGCTGCACAACCAGGCACTCATGAACATGGACAGCCAGCCCACTGATGGGTTTGGGAAGTTGCAGTTTCTTCTCCTGCAGAACCCTTGTCCGCCAGAAACTTTTGGTAACTTGCTGCTTCTCTATTGCAAGCATCAATACTATGACCTGGCAGCTGATGTGCTGGCAGAGAATGCCCATCTGACATACAAACTGCTCACACCTTATCTGTACAACTTCTTGGATGCCATTATTACTTGTCAAACTGCCCCTGAGGAGGCTTTCCACAAGCTAGATGACTCAGCAGGAACAATGACTGAACAGCTGAGAAAACTCACAAAACAGGTACAAGAAGCTAGGCAAAATTGGGATGATGAAgctctaaaaaaggcaattaatGAATATGATGAGATTCTGGATAAATATATACCTGTCTTGATGGCCCAGGCAAAGATTTACTGGGACATGAAGAACTACACAATGGTAGAAAAGATCTTCCACAAATCAGTGGAGTTCTGCAAGGAACACGAGGTGTGGAAGCTCAATGTGGCTCACGTGCTCTTCATGCAGGAGAACAAGTATAAAGAGGCTATCAGCTTCTATGAGCCAATAGTTAAAAAGCACTACGACAACATTCTCGATGTCAGTGCCATTGTGTTAGCAAACCTCTGCGTCTCCTACATCCTGACAAGCCAGAATGAGGATGCAGAGGAACTAATGAGGAAGATTGAGAAGGCAGAAGAGCAGCTGTCTTATGAATACCCTGATAAAAACACCTACCATCTTTGCATTGTCAATCTAGTCATTGGTACCCTGTACTGTGTGAAGGGAAACTATGACTTTGGTATTTCAAGGATCATTAAAAGCCTGGAGCCCTATAACAAAAAGCTGAGCACGGACACGTGGTACTACGCTAAGCGGTGTTTCCTGTCCTTGCTGGAGAACATGTCCAAGCACATGATCATGCTGCGGGACAGCGCCATCCAGGAGTGCCTGCAGTTTCTGAAGCAGTGTGAACAGTATGGAAGAAACATCCCAGCTGTCATTGAGCAACCTCTGGAAGAGAGTGGGATGCACAATGGGAAAAACACAGTCACCTATGAAGCCAGGCTTTTGAGGGCACTGATGTATAAGATCACTGGGTGGGCTGAGTAAATGTTGTTATCATACAGCAGAAATGAGAactttgttcttttcttgtGCTTGTGAGGTAATGCTAACCCTCACAAAAATCCCTAAGgattttttgctgtattttaacAATGTTCAGtagaaaatagaatattttcatgaaatTAAGCTGTACCAGACAACTAGGAGCATTCTCAGTAACCAGTCACGTTAAATACAACTTCAGATGTGTTGACCAAGAATGTCATTATAGAAATACCATAGAGTTTTCACCCATAAGATACTCTAGCCTTCTTAATATTTTATCCTTCTTAAAATTAGAGCAGGTTTCTTTTCATTGGTTGACATTTGAACAAACTTGTTATCTGTCTCTTCTAGGATAGAATTTGAAGAAGCTGTTGTTTTAATTCTCTAATTTGTGTCTATGTgtgaaacatttctttcttctgctttttgtaaGGTATTTTTGATATGTTGCAGATCATGTCAATAGTCTATTTAAACACAAGAAATggctttatattaaaaaatcagttcTACAAACATAAACATTTCCTTTTGCTGACTCATTAATAATGCATGAGTGTTCTCGCAAATTCTATAACTAATACAGGGACCAGGAATGAAGCCTTCCAAGAAGGCTCTATTAGGATGATACCTCAGTGTAGATCtgcctttgaaataaaatttgttaTGACAACTGGCTTGCGAGACACTGCTCAGTGCTGCCCTCAGAGTCCCAGTGCCCACACCATCTGGGTGGCAGCTGTTGCCCTGAAAACCTGTTCAGTAGCAAGGGCTTACTTAGTAATTCAGTCCTCTGTGTGCAGCCCCTCCAATCCAAATACTGTTCTTAAAACAGTCTCTGGTAAGAGACCTGTGAATGTGAAATTATATTCTTTAAGAAAAACCCATTGTAACTTCCATTTCATGCAAGGCTTACAACCTGTACCCTTGGGTGGAAGAAAtctgcttctctttccttcttgtgTTACACTCTTCCTGCACCTCTCAACACTTCTCCAAAACCCTGTTTATTTGCTTAATTCCTTTACTTGGCATTTCCTTCACCCTGGCATCAGTCAGTGTATTTTCTCAACAGTCTTCCCATCCCTTTTCAAACATATGTGTTCAACACTGAAGTGTGACCAAAATGCTTTCCAGTGCTTTTATGCAGTCTGGTTCTCTCCTCCATGGCTGCTCTCCTTTTTGTGTATTCTGCCCTTTGAAGCAATGTGTGAgttgaagtttttaaaataaggatCAAAAATCTTTGGCTTTAACTCACTTGCTTACCTTTGATACTGGCTCCCTGAAGAGCTGTCCTGAGGGGGTATTTCAATCAGTCTGCATGTCCCTTAGAATCCAGTTTCTATGCCCCGGTTTACCTGAGAAGAAAGAGAACAGCATTTTTGAAGTTTTGAAGCTATTATAAAGGAATAGAATAATTAATCCTTCCAGAGATTTAATGTATATAGGAACTGCACAGTTCTACAGCCACTTCAACACAGAGAAAGTCAACTCTTGTCTGCTGGGGGAGAAACCTGTCAGGGCTGagcagtaaattaaaataaaatttaacagtGTTAAGAATGGAAAAATGTTCTAGAGAGACTagagagcaggcaggagatgcAGCAAGGTGTCCTAGAGAGGCCTCCATAGCTCATCACTAGGCCATTAAGCCCTGATTACTGTGATATTAAATATTTCCCACAACTGTTTCCCCATGGGGAGGAGACCTGTGATTTCAAATTTTGTTCACCTCCatgaagcacagcagcaggctgtaaAGCATGTCTCTAATTTACTGTGCaattgtattatatattatgcaGCATAAACAGCatgacctttaaaaaaaaagttttttaaaagtcaCACCACATAACAGTGTCTGAAGTGCACTAATAGGCAATGCCCTTTCTTTAATATTCATTGTGTGTTTTCTGTAAAAGTCACtggacatttaaaaaaaattcactttgcaGATTCGTGCCCCTGAAAATGCTGAATGCCCTCTAATGGAGAGCAGTTCAGACACTGATATGCTCTTGGTTTCCCATCCAGCCAGAGTGTGGCTTTCATGAGGGCACTGGTGCCAGGCTTTGCAGCCCCAAGTGCCTCATCGCTTGCTTGCCTCCCGTGCCCACAGGCTGCACTGCGAATGGGCAGCTGTGGCACCGGCTCTGGCACACGCTGCCCGCTGCAGCCAAGGCACCGCCCCGCAGGCTGGCCAGGGACATGAGCCACGCTCCCAATGGAAACGTCCCCAAAAAAGGCTGTGGAGTTCTGTAAGTCGTGGCTGTTTCAGAAGATACGGCTAGAGGGCAGTCGGCATGCCTGGAATTTGCTTCATCCTCTTACATCACAACAGTGCCAAGAGCAGCATTTTTCCTGttctccccttttcctgctgtttttatGTGCTTTTCTTCAGGGAGTATGCTGTGCCCACAGACAAGACAGGGCTTCTGAGCAGATTGGGTGATGCTGAACACAAGGACCTCAAAGTGGCCTCTGCTGCagaaagaagagggagaaaTGACAGAGCTGAGGTAcaacaggaggaggaggccTGGGACAGGcacttcctcctctgctgcatGGAGACATGCCTCTGCATGGAGTCTCCTCAGCATTCCAGCAGCATTTGCCACCCTGTGGCctcttcctcagcagcagcacccaacCTTCCCATGGCAGTGACATGCTGGGACAGACACCTCACCCTCGTTTTGTCCTGGAGAGCTGCCTGCCCACATGCTCTGTGCCCAGAAGAACTGGGGCCTGTGCTCGTATGGCTGACATCTTTGCAGTGTAGGACTGTTGCTTCCTCCAGTGGCAAGCACATGTTTATAGCATCTCCCACTGCAGAGCACTTTGGtcatgaaaaatatataaatgttaCAACCGCTTTTATTACCATCTTTATACCACATTTAATGTTATCACTATGTGACTTacacacaaaatacatttttaaaggaaagcatatacatttttatttacagagGAAGGAATACAGCAAGTAACAGTTTATGCTCCCTATACATATAGTAAAATCTGCCTAAATTAATGCCTTAAAGCCAGCAGAGTCCTTTTGTTCCAAAAAACTATCAAAAACACTACCCAGAAACATCTGACCATATTTACAGGGCCTGCAATGGGCAAACAGCTGCAGATAAGCTCAGATTCCTAAGTAAGAGCCTctgttggtttgggtttctttttaattattggGAGCAAGGGGAAAGAAGCCCTCTGTTGCAGCATCAGTGTCTGAAAGGTAAGCAGCACAAGATGCCTCCCATGTACATCACCACCATACCAGGATTCTATTTGCACTAATAGCCTCTTTTGCACCGTGTCCTTACAGGTCATCTTGTGAAATGTCCTTGTCCTCAAGACTTGCCAGGGCTTGACACCCGTGTTGCAGGTGACAAACTGTGCTGTACTGCAGTGGACACATCGTTTTGTACAATTACCTTTGCAGTAATCACAGCACACAGTGCACAAACAGAGGCCTCAGACCAACGTTCTGACAGCAGCCCACGTgcactggcaggagcaggagaggcacAGAGGGCCTGAGATACAGGTTACTTCATGCCCCTTGGTGCTCAAATCTCCATCAAATGTCTGCTGATGCCATCAGCACAACACAGGTAGTGAATGCTAGGGACCCTTGTGATCAGCTCCACAGTCAGAGCTGATCCAAAATTTCTGTAATCAAGGGGTGGGTGACTTTATGGTAAGACAGAGATAAAAGGTAAGACAGCAGAGTCTTCCTATGCAGTGCTGGGAGGAACATGATGACCTTGGGAAAGTTGTGCATACTTCTACTGGGTAAGCAAGCTCCTTTTAGCGGAACAAGGAATGTTATTTCTCTAAAAATGGTGAAGTTACATACAAGAATAAAAGCTGGTTTTGACAGCCCATTCCACAATATATTACTGACGACATCCTATTTTAGAAACCTGAGTTCAAAATTTCTACAAATCCATATTGGCTTTAGATTCCAGCAAAGGCGGAAGAGTCTAACCCTGAAAAGTTCAGATTTGGAACACTGATGTGATAATGTGGCTGTGTGGACTGAAAGATCcatcccttcctctccctcaggcttctcttcctttat
This genomic interval carries:
- the LOC132075455 gene encoding intraflagellar transport protein 70B-like — protein: MEAAPVPEGQHTAVVYGLIASGRFAEAVSLLNRGLQKSCRSRGCLSLLGYCHYQLQEFAAAAECYEQLVALHPQLLPYRLCHAQALYKAGLFAEALRVASPLLDVPAFHRRALRLQAAVHYAQGDLPAAQSLVEEELAAAADGGSGAAEDPSERADAEVNLGCLLYRQGRHEEASGKFASAMQVLGYCPELSYNMALCSYAAKQYHAALKYISDIIKRGIHQHPELNVGMTTEGIDVRSVGNTLLLHRTALVEAFNLKAAIEYQLRNVRAAQEALTDMPPRAEEELDPVTLHNQALMNMDSQPTDGFGKLQFLLLQNPCPPETFGNLLLLYCKHQYYDLAADVLAENAHLTYKLLTPYLYNFLDAIITCQTAPEEAFHKLDDSAGTMTEQLRKLTKQVQEARQNWDDEALKKAINEYDEILDKYIPVLMAQAKIYWDMKNYTMVEKIFHKSVEFCKEHEVWKLNVAHVLFMQENKYKEAISFYEPIVKKHYDNILDVSAIVLANLCVSYILTSQNEDAEELMRKIEKAEEQLSYEYPDKNTYHLCIVNLVIGTLYCVKGNYDFGISRIIKSLEPYNKKLSTDTWYYAKRCFLSLLENMSKHMIMLRDSAIQECLQFLKQCEQYGRNIPAVIEQPLEESGMHNGKNTVTYEARLLRALMYKITGWAE